The Rhinolophus ferrumequinum isolate MPI-CBG mRhiFer1 chromosome 2, mRhiFer1_v1.p, whole genome shotgun sequence genome includes the window catAATATGCTGCAAAATTCCACTGCCAAATAGATTATACAGAGATAATGGAGTGCACTCTTATTTATCATTTGTCCTACATTTTAAACAGCTGAACACAATATAAAGTAAAACTGAATTTTAGAAGATGTGGCAAAATGGAGagtgtgaaaaaatatttttaaagccattttattCTGATGGCCTTATTACCCCTGAAATATGGAATATACCTGGATAGTTCCATGCAAATGTGGAGGTttactaaatatttgctgattcGTCATCATTTATCTTGACAGAAATCTGGTGTCATTTAGCAAATAACATACATAGTTCCACAAACATCCCTGGTCTTGTGTAGTGTATTTGGTACCTATTTGCAAACATGACGTAAAGTGAAATCACTGTTTTCAACTAGAATATCCTGTTATCAATGtcatatgtggtgtataaaaacCAAGAAAGGGAaagtggaggaaggaaagataaagGGGAGGAAAGTGCGTCCTCATTCTCTCAGGGACATAGTGGGTGCTGAAATCTTTGGGGGGTAAACTGTCATCTCACTGGGCTCATGCATCATAATCACTTGAAAATGATATGGgtataattttatacttaagTGGCCTGCACTTAAGGACAAAGACATAGGGCAAGAAGAGAATTCTGTTTGCAGACTCAGATCtccaacaaaaatattaaatgacaaataCAGGGTTTATTTCTTGTTGTCAAACTCATCAATCCTTTTTAGAAGTCTGTCTCTTGAAAGTTCCTTCTGAAAGGGGAGGCCTCATTTTACAAGGAAGCTACAAAGTACTCATCAATCTGCTTTTCTAGCTTCCAAACCAACATTCTTTGGGGCTCTAGAAGAGACAATAATGACATGCAAATAATTTTGCATGTGGAAATATCCTGATTTCCACAATTGCCCTTGAATGCATGCACTGAATTAAGTTACAGGTGAGAAATAACATCCGTGGTAGGCACAAATTCTCAGCCCCTGTAACCTAATAGGAATTTCCTTGCACTTTGCAAAAGATGAGACACTGACATCCATCAGTGAACGTGCAAGTGTATTTACAATCCCATTAAAAAGCTCTAAATTAAATATAGACACATATAAAGTAAACTTGTTTGTGCAAATTCACACACAAGGATCCTGGTTCCTCCAGGGAACTGTGCCCAGCCTCTCTGTTTATAAATATACTATCGAATAAAAGCATCAACAAAAACAGCAATCTTTTTAGGAACATCAGCCTACCAGTGCTGAGGTAAGTGCTCATCTGCCTACGTGCTTTATGTAAATTGTACCATGAAGTTAAGACTTCCCATCAGTGACTTATTTGGCTGTTAACTAGAAAGACTTATCAGGAAGCGTGATAAGTATTTAAATAAACTGCCTCAGTGGCTTGTGTTAATCTAGAGTTGCCATCTCAAGTACAGGTTAGCGTTTATAAGAAGTGTCTTCAATACCAGCCAATGTGGTTGTCAGAAAGGATCTCAGAGGTGTGTTCACTCATTCTCCATGATTTAGGATGACCGCCATTCATGACCATAGTCTGGATCCAAATGAGACTTCAGTGTTTAACTAGGCAAAGGTAATCATATTGAACTCAAAAATTTCAGTTACAATTCAAGTAATATTCTCCTGACTTTATAATACAACTGCCTCATTTATTCCtgagtattaaatttttaatcttaAGCAAGGATAGATAGCATCAATCTAGAACAGTGTCCTCTCACCTTCCTTGACAGCTGCGTTAGGAACCACAGGCACATTAGTGAGTTGGCCCCTTCTTCTGGCAGAGAAGCCAACGCTCTGTAGGTCCTGGTGAGCTACTTCCGGTGCTACCAAAAACTTGGCAACCCACACCATCTTCCTCCCCTCCTGGGTGGAATGCTAAACCTTGATTTGCAGTAAAGTAAGAAAAGCTTACTCCAACTGCTCTCCCCTATATTTGAGGACCAGTCGCTTGGGCATTGCTTCAAAGGCACATTTATTCCAGTggcaatttaaataaatagagaagtaaataataagattaaaaataaaccaaaaaatagGGCGGGTTCTGTGGAATACATTAAAGTAAATAGGAATCTGGGATCTATACAAACCACCAAGCTCCTCACCAAGAGTTTAACTAGAGTCCCTAAGGTAGAATAATTCACAGTTGTATTATGACACACATAGGCCTTCAGAAAACACTGTTTAAAAAAGTAGTTGAGAACTCTCGAGCTGCTTGCCCTGATGTCCAGTTCAAGTGTATGCAGTGCAGAAGGGCTGCAAAATTCAAAACTACACGACAAAGAAAATTCAGTGCATAGCACAGGCttcataaattatgaaaaatcattgtatatattactatttaaataacatctgagaaacattttgaaataattaactTGTGTTCACATTCCATGCATTTTCCAGCAGGTTAAGCCCTGGGCTTATGTCTTGGTGCCCGTTTCCTACAAAGCTCCATTCTTTTGACAAATCCAAGCATTCCTCAGACTGAAATGGAAGTACTCAGGGATTTTGTCTACTTACCCTCTTTACTGCATATCTGACCTCGAAAGGCCTACTTGTTACTACAACTGGCACAGAAGACGATCGGAAAATCGAACTGTTTGGggttttatttgggatttttattcTCTGCTCCTGAAAAATCCCTGGATGTCACAGACACCAGCTGAATTTTGTCCGGGGGCAAAACCCAGTGGCCCGCTCCCTCCTGCGCGATCCACCTCCCTCTTCCAAGTCCCAAGTGCACTCAGACCCCCTTTTCGTGTTGGACTTTTTCCCTGTGGTTCTGCAGCACCCTCCTTGCGCAAAGGAAATACaacaaaacttgaaaacaaaccaacagcaacaacagaaaTTCCAAACAAACAGGTGGGCGAACCAGCAGACTCCTCCAAGGCGGGGGCTCACTTTTTACTGTAGAATTCGGAGTTGTTTAGGAACTTACGGATGACCAGTCCCAGACAGACAACCAACAGCAGCATGTAGCCCACGGTGCCCGAGAAGGTGGGAGCGGCAGGCGGCGCCTTGAGGAATTGGCGCAGGCCCTCCTCCACGTAGTACACCTGGTCATAGATGCTGAGGAAAGTGAAGATGTGGAACAGCTGGTGGCTGTGGCCGATAATGTCGAACAGGCCAGGCTGGATGCGCTCGGGGATCTTGCTCACATTGAAGAAGGCGGCCACCACCAGCCAGAAGTAGCGCCGGTAGAAGTGCACGAAGAGCGTGGGGTTCTCGCCGCGCAGGTCAAAGAGCCAGCTCTCGAGCATGATGGGACAGGCCATGCTAAGCGGCATGACGAAGACAAAGGTGCGCAGCGCGAACGGGTAAGAGCACCAGTCAGTGCGGCTCTTGCAGCAGGCCACGGTGCAGGCCACGGCCAGCACAAAGGCCACGGGCAGCACCAGCGCGCGGTAGGTGGCGATGAGGCGCGTGCAGTCCACGTGCCAGCCCAGGCGCTGCTGCACATAAGGGGTCATCACTCGGGCGTCCAACAAACTCAGGCCCGGCAGCAGGTAGTAGTAGTAGGCCACCGTGCTGCCGAAGCCGTAGTAGCTAATGGACGCGTAGTCCAGGTAGAAGAAGGCGGCGCGCAGGCGCAGTGACAGGCAGCTGAACACGTGCGCCGTGCAGCTCATAGCGAAGGTCAGCAGCACGCCCGACGCGTAGCACCACAGCGGCAGCAGCCACGGGTGGTGAAAGGGCACATCGCGGCCACTCAGGAAGAACAGGCGGCAGAACTTGCTCAGGAACAGCAGCAGCGGGATGAAGTGCGTCCAGAAGTTGAGCGTCTCGTTGGTAGGCTTCAGCACCGAGGCGAGGCATTCCTGCGCGGTGCAGGGCAGCCGCCGGTAGCCCGACAGTATGAAGCACTCCACGAAGTCGTCGGGCACCTCATCCCAGCGCAGCAGCGGCTTGGCGGATGCAGGGGGGTCCCCGGAGGCGGAAGGCTTGGGGCGCGAGGAGGTCTCCAAAGCCGCCTCGGTCGTGGCGGGCAGGCCCTTTGTGCCGGCGCCCCGGGGCTGCAGGCGCCGCGGCATGGTGCTCGGGGCTTGGCTAGGACGCGAACAGGCGACCTCTGGCGCCGGGCCCCGCGCGCTCTGCAGTCCCCGCCGGCCGCCGTCGGAGCCTTTGTGCACGCGCCTGGAGCGTCGCTGCAGGTTCAAGAGAAGACCTGAGCCTCTGAGCAGCCgttcctataaataaataaaataaaataaaaataatcaattggTAAGCAGCGCAGCGACTGGCAAGAGCGCGCGTGACTCGGCGGCCCCTTCGCCAGGCTTTCTGCTATCGGCTCGCGGCCGCCCGCGCTGCGGTagcggcggcggcgcggcggaCTGCGGCGTTGGCGGCGCTGCTGCGGTGACTGGGCATTGCGCGGTGCGGGagcagccgccgccgcccccggcGCGGGAGGCGGGGACGTGGGAGCCGAGgcgctggagggagggagggacgggcGCACCGAGGGAGGGCGGGGGCCTCCCCGGCTAGTGTTTCGCGGCCGCCTTGGGGGATAGAGTTGTCCCCAGTCTCGAGTTCCGTACCATCCCCCCTCCTCGGGCCGCAGCAGCCCTAGCTAGCCCGTTAATGATTGATGCGGGGGCAAAGGCTGCGCCAGCGACTCAGCTACGTGTGCAGAGGGCGAGGGTTGGCGCTGGGGTTCGAAACCCGACAGCCACGCGGGCGTTCAAGAGGCCGGTGGGAAGCCGCGTTCGCGGGGGACGGAGAGCTGTGGCGGGGGAAGGGCGAAGGAAGGGGAGGGCGCGCCTCTGCGGGGCAGGGCGGAGAGATGCGCCTACAGTAATCTCTGGAGGTGGCGGGTGCAGAAACGCTCCGGAAATCTGCGGGGTCTTGGAGGTGCGATTTGAGACCATGTCCGGATCAGGGCCGTGTCTCTGTCAGAAACCTGGGACTGCccctcttttttgtgtgtgtgcacgcgcgagCGCGCGCGACTCTCGTTGTGTGCACCACATGAAGCATTATCTCCTTTCGTGTAGCGGACTTATTCAGGTGCGTCACTAACCTCCCCTCTCCTTGTCCTTGACCAGTGCAAACCAACCATACCATAACTTGCCTCTGGTCGCGCTCAGTAGCCCTCGGGGGCGGCAGCTCCGCCATCCTCGTGTTCTTGCGTTTTTAACGAGGAATCTTGTTTGGAGCCCAAAGTCCGCCGACAACTTAGGACCCGGCGATTCAGAAAGACTCTGACCATCTCCGGAATTGATTAAGAAAGGGTTCCCACGCAGAGCTGTAGCCCAGTCTTGGGCCGATCATAGTAGAGGGCGTTGATGCGGGAGGACTTCAGGGAGCAGGTGCATTCTAGCACGAACTGGAAAGAGAACGGAGACAATTCATAGAGACTGGGAGGGGTTGCTTGGAAAAAGCTCACGCATAATTAACCAGACTACCTGGCAGGCTTGGGTGGCTGGAGGCCAGAAGAAAGAAGACTGAAGAATCGAAAAAGGGTTGAAAAATATGCCCTTGAACCTTGTAAGAGGGCTAAAAAAACCCCGTCTGCTCTAAAATGTTTACCATTTCACAGAAGTTTCTCCTAGTGATGACTTGAGGGTGTGACTGAGTCCAACTCGTATCAGGGATCGACATTATTTACAGTACAGTGTCATGGCAACAGGCGTTAACTAGTAgggaccaggcactgttctaagtgctttatagtttttaaaacttttagatacgagtatttttcccattttacagacaaggaaacggAAGCGCCACAACCATGAATAAAATGCCCAGTTGCTAGAAGGGGTGGTATGAACCTAGGCAAGCTGCTTCTAGATCTCATGTACCTAAACCAGAACATCCAGCAATCGGCTTTGCTCAAAGAAAACTAGTAAGAAAGGACAGTTTGATTTAGGAAaagactttcattttcattttacaaatgaaagtcTACCTTCATCACTCCAGCAAATCTTACAAGTAGATCAAGAAAGATTTACTGAGTAGTGTTCTCAAGGAGGACTTAAGTTGTGGGTAAGAATTATTTATAACTAAGAAATCATTCAGTATTGTAAATGTCTCAAATTACTAAAAGGTAATAATAGAAACAGTCTCTTTAGAAGTTTCAACCTTCactctcaaaaaatgttttccactAGCAACTGGCTTAGCAAACTCTTACACAATTAGGCCAAAGGTATTCTTGTATCTTATGCCTTTCTGAGCTAACACAAATTTCTGATTAATGgattttaaattaatgatattttGCTGTAGTTATTGAACTAgtattttgttttagtattttctgtttttccattgtCTATAGACTTGTTGTTTTAAAGCAAAATCTAATTTACTTTCACATCTGAACTAAAGAC containing:
- the PAQR9 gene encoding membrane progestin receptor epsilon isoform X2, with the translated sequence MERLLRGSGLLLNLQRRSRRVHKGSDGGRRGLQSARGPAPEVACSRPSQAPSTMPRRLQPRGAGTKGLPATTEAALETSSRPKPSASGDPPASAKPLLRWDEVPDDFVECFILSGYRRLPCTAQECLASVLKPTNETLNFWTHFIPLLLFLSKFCRLFFLSGRDVPFHHPWLLPLWCYASGVLLTFAMSCTAHVFSCLSLRLRAAFFYLDYASISYYGFGSTVAYYYYLLPGLSLLDARVMTPYVQQRLGWHVDCTRLIATYRALVLPVAFVLAVACTVACCKSRTDWCSYPFALRTFVFVMPLSMACPIMLESWLFDLRGENPTLFVHFYRRYFWLVVAAFFNVSKIPERIQPGLFDIIGHSHQLFHIFTFLSIYDQVYYVEEGLRQFLKAPPAAPTFSGTVGYMLLLVVCLGLVIRKFLNNSEFYSKK
- the PAQR9 gene encoding membrane progestin receptor epsilon isoform X1 encodes the protein MAELPPPRATERDQRQVMERLLRGSGLLLNLQRRSRRVHKGSDGGRRGLQSARGPAPEVACSRPSQAPSTMPRRLQPRGAGTKGLPATTEAALETSSRPKPSASGDPPASAKPLLRWDEVPDDFVECFILSGYRRLPCTAQECLASVLKPTNETLNFWTHFIPLLLFLSKFCRLFFLSGRDVPFHHPWLLPLWCYASGVLLTFAMSCTAHVFSCLSLRLRAAFFYLDYASISYYGFGSTVAYYYYLLPGLSLLDARVMTPYVQQRLGWHVDCTRLIATYRALVLPVAFVLAVACTVACCKSRTDWCSYPFALRTFVFVMPLSMACPIMLESWLFDLRGENPTLFVHFYRRYFWLVVAAFFNVSKIPERIQPGLFDIIGHSHQLFHIFTFLSIYDQVYYVEEGLRQFLKAPPAAPTFSGTVGYMLLLVVCLGLVIRKFLNNSEFYSKK